The genomic region AGAAACTAGAAGCCTGCAAGACTAAATCATTGTTGGATTCTATCTAAATAGTCCGAGCCGATCTAAGACGTTAACATACAATCAGAAAGACTAATCCTAGTAGGACTAGGGATTTTATGATTATCAGTCTTACTCATAATAGGATTAGAAGACCTTTAAACTCTATATAAGATGTTGAGAtacatcatattaaatatatatataattttctataactaaaatactcttttaaattttattctttttcactGGTTTAGCTATTAAAGtgtgtatttttataatctctTTTGTAAATATTTCGGAGTTGGAAACATATAAAGAAATCTCTATTGATAGCTAATTGTTTGACCTATTATCAACAATAACGATGTATATAGAGAGCTCTTGCTTTGGCTTCTAGCAAAAGCATTTTGGGAATAGAAGTTTTAGTTATGAATTTACGTATACGGTTATGATACTTATGCAGTtatccataaatatattatttttatggttGTGGGATTTCTATTTCGTGTCCGCAGCCACATGATGTCATTTTCAAGGGTTCAGATTGCTTAGAATATTCACTATGTTTAAGGCATGAGAGTAACAGCCACCTTGTCTCTAGGAAAAAAACAGGTGGGTCTTCTTATGTTTAGGGAATGAATGCAAGTGTTGAAAACCCTACTAAACAAATATAAACACAAACCCATCACAGGAAGCTACTTTCTGGATGTATGCATTTCTCCATTCATGATTATATATGTAAGgttaatcttattaaaaataatacatattattcTTCTATTGCGTTGGACTTGCTTCTTGTTTTCCCAAATTATGTCACAACTCATTTCTAGAATTACTTATTCtttctgaaaaagaaaagtaagttggtaacttaatttaataataagataagACTATTTTTAAAGTGAAtgttaagatttaaattttattagtatataaaaatattaacatttcATAACTTAgttactttaaaaatatacatctcagtttaatgataataattaatataatagatGCAGAacatttaaaaagaagaaattattgaAGACATAGAATTTGATCATACATAGATGAAATGAacatttttttgttctttttaccAGTTGGTGGTCTCAAGACATTACAAATTAACAACATCTTGGTTTGACAAACcatctcttttcttcttctgtaCAAAGGACACAATGAACATGccaaagaaataatagaatcaaagaaaagaaaaaggaagaaaggacTCTCTCTAAGCTAAAAGCCAATAGGCCATTAATGCAAAAGCCAAATAATTATATGCCAATTAGCACacacatatttttttttcccaAGTCATTGTTTTGCATTAAGCAAACATTATTGAGTGCTTAATTAAACAAAGATAGTGGGTTCCCACCAACCTAAATTAATTTGTACACATACATACCAAATCACTTTTACTTTCACACTTCTTGCCACCTTTCTTTGCTCTTTTttacttgtttttcttttttccttttattaccTTTCCATATCAATTGGGGCAAAGCTTCTTCCTATGTGCATGAAACTGCTGGAGTTATTGGCACCAAATTTGGTAGTAACTTTCTTTTGTGATTCAACATCACGATCTGATTCTGATGAGTCCTCTTCTAGCAATTGGTCTTCTGCTTTTGTTAAAGAAGTGTACTCAACTTTTTCACCATAATATTTGAGAAGCACCAAATAGAAGCACATCACAAGAATGGTGATTCCAATCAAGAACCAGCTGAATTGAATGTTCACTAATGATTTAGCCCTGTGTAAAGACTCTTCACCTGAACATCTAACCACTTTATGACCTTCTTCTAAATGCATGAAGCAACCTTTGGGTACTAAAGATGGTGTCCACAGGACATAGCCCATAGTTATTAGCCAAATACCTTGGAACATAATACTTGCTGACCTAACAAAACTGACCAAGAAACTTCTAGGATAGGGAATACCCAAAAGGGTAGTGGCTAGAGAAACAACTATGACAATTTGGAGAAGCAAATGGTATTGACCTTCAACACCCATATGATCAGCTGAATGaagatggaaaagaaaaagttgttgGCCAAAGGCTAATGCTCCAAGTAACTGAGTTAGACCATATTGAGTTTTGGGCCCAATTTTATCAAGAATGATAGCAAAAGCAGCATAGACAAAGAAGGTCATTGATATAGAAGAATGTTCAAAGTTGTGAAGATGATTGGACGGAATAGTACCATCAGGATCAAAAGGCTGGTGCCTTTCAGGACCAATGAATAGCTCCATGGATACAGAGATAGAGCTCCCTAACATGATAAAGAAAAGCTCTATGTACCTTATTTTTGAAGTTGGAAACCATGGAAGTGAAGTATAAGAATTGGGTTGTTGAGCATGGAGTTTTATGTGATTAATAAGATGCCAAAAAccaagaagaaagaaagcaaatcCTGGTGCTACATGACCCACCAAAGTACCCATCAAATGTTTTCTCTGTGCAAGTActtcttgattttcttggtTTTTTGGGTTCTTGAAAAAATATAGTTCAAAAATtggtttttcttgtttttcttataaatagagagagagagagagagagagagagagagaagagaagtGTAGTGGAAGTGGATTGTAGGAGAATTGTGAAGGGGGTGGGCTTATAAGGGGGTTAAGGTGAGGGGTTGAAAACTGGCTAGTCTATGAGGTCTAGAGGCTTCTATGAGAGGTTAGTTTTGAACTTTTTGTGTCCATTTTTAATTTGGTGGcttgaagaataaaagatgTTAAAACCATGGTTTTGTTTTGACCAATACACCACTCAGCATCTAAGCAATTGCATGATCCTGACAAAGCTGATAGCTATCAGCCTGTCttctagaataaaatatttgtatcaATAGTTCAATACATTTGCTTGTCAATTTTGAATGCTTGGAATTTTTGAATGGCTGGAATATCATATCTAACGCTGGCTGGAAGGCAAATCCTGAAGAATATTATTCCAGCAAATTCACCTTCAGGATTTCTCTGTTGAAATACGGATTCATTGCAGAAGAGAAAAATCGATTTCCCCATGTTTATCTTTTTTGGATAAGCACAAAATTATTTGGTGGTTCCTTTTATTGGCAAAATTgagtttgaattttattttgtaataagaaaactaGTAAATAGTTTACTACgttaataaattactattaaatatactagtattatttattgattttgatgtgattttatatttttgcaacatattttataatttttttatgtcatttatatatcttatattaattttatttgccTTCATATGTCTCAatcaatttatgaaattaatattttacgaGTTggcaataatataatatgaatcattaataataaatatttttataataattttagatagTTGTATGTCTCAACAATCTCATTAGCTATCAAATTACTTAAGaacttattattatattaaaatcaaatttaacttaagaagtatattaaaaaatattagtaatattaattaattaatttaaaatattgaataagaAACATACACGATATACAAGtgttataaaaaaacaatcaCAGAGTATAaaagtacaaaatataaaattatatcagagacaataaataatattaatatattcggtaataatttataaataaaataaaccatATAGTAGTCTTTTATCACAAAATAAatcacatatttaattttttcgaTGAGTAAAactttatacatattttttaagttttatttttttacttgagCTTTACGATTTTAGAATATGTTCATTTTCCTAAAAAAAGAATTCCATTTTCAAAAGGTGATGCTCAATGATTAAGGATTCTTAACTATTCaactatttaatattaaaatcttcTTGAGATTAGGCCAtcgtttttttttattagaagcttttgaaaataaatattcgtTGCTCAAGTATTTGTATCAAACAGTTTGTTTAATGTTTAATAAGTTCTAATAGAATCTTCGtactctttccttttttttttttttttttttttttttgcattttgcaAGTTTAATTCTTTTCTGAAAAGTTTGATTGCCTGTTAGCCGTTATTTTTGAAGCATAGTCTCATCaccagaaaaaagaaaatgttattatttctattatcttgttaattttgttcatcaatttttgtattccaattatgttttaattttttaaatcttttttagaaaaggtaaattagtagtttattttcatcatttctttttaagttaCAAATGAGAGGACTTGAATAAGGCACTTTCCACTAAATTAAGTATATGGGTgccaatttatttttattattaagaaaaatcgATCAAAAAGGAGGTTAATTATGagatgtaaaaatattttaagcttaaatttcatatttgctaatattgatagaaatttattaatttttatgtttatttatataaatacttgtaatttaaattataaaaaataaaatatttacttacttttaaataaaagtagaTAGAACAATACTAAAACCAAGAATATTGGCATGCATGCTATACACATCAATAGAAAATGgaatttttcaaaaagaacTTTGGAAGACCTCTTAGAAATAAGAGATATAAGTCTCATTAactaacagaaaaaaaaaaaatcagactAAATGAGATCGCTtgtaaactaaaaaataatgataaagaaaaaagagagagaaaagagtaATCTTTTTTGTATGGATGTGTATAACATTTTATTGATTGTAACACTTATTTATagacataaaatattatagagaTAGAGTCTTATTTACATAAGATATTTGTCCATAGAGCTAATGATAGACATCCAATTATCATAACACTCCCCTTGGATGTCTATTATAATGAATATGTCTCATTAAAAccttattaagaaaaattctataaaaacatcttaataaaagaaaaatagtatattatttatatagaaacTTGCACTATAACATTGCCTCGTTAAAACCTTGCTAGGAAAACCCACTGGGATGAAGCCTGagctaagaaaaaaatagtacaACTTATCAAAATATTTCCCTTATGAAAACATGACTTTTAACAAATGTCTCTTAGTTGGTGCATGTCAATTTTATTCAACTTCTCAAATGTTGTTGTTGGGAATACTTTTGTAAATAAATCTGCTAAATTATCAATAGATCAAACTTGATGATCATCTAAAACTCCTTACTTCTGAAGTTCATGTGTGAAAAGGAACTTTGGCGAAATGTGCTTAGTTCTATCTCCTTTAACCTATCCTCCTTTGAGTTGTGCAATACAAGCaatattatcttcatatacCATTGTTGGActtcttttatcaaataagaggtcacatatttttttgatatattggATCATAGATTCAACTAGGAGTGTTCAACCAAACCGATAACTCGACTAACttgaaaaatcaaagaaaatatactGGGTTTAAACTATCTTGGATTAGAGATGGTTTAAAAATGTCTAAAACCGAGTAAGAGTGGATTGGGTCtggttttaaatttaaaaaatttagtaaaacCCACCCAACCCAATTAAGATTAAGAAGTTCAAATCCATATATAGGATATCACTTTTTGTTCATGAAGCTGTTCTATTTGCTAACTGATAACTTTCTCTATTATATGGATGGTTGAATGGTTTATACATAGTAACTTTGATGagttatattttgttaaatctAGTAATGCATATAACAACAACTATGCTAATAGCTTATTGgctaaaataattacttttatatgaATTATGGATTAATTGACGagtatctattttattattatataatgtaGTGCTATTTTTAGTGTTGGCTACTACTATGGTACTATTGAAATTCATTTTGTTTGACATTTGTTAgttgattaaattttacaaaaatatattataattttatttattcaaaactTTCCATCATTTTGaatgttttaattataatgaatGTATAAGCATAGTACTAGTCTTTAGCTATTTacaattgatattattttatatagtatAAAATTGATGGCTATATTAGTAAttgtatattataattttgtgaTTACTATTTTACATTAGTGATTGAAACCAagcttaattaaaaattgatgaaCCCGaactttttgatttttaatttttagatattgGGTTTGGTTTTAAATAAGTACAATCCGACCAAGACGATTTAGGGTAGCATATAGCTTCTAAGCCAATCAACCCGACCTATGAACACCCCTAGACTCACCCATATACATTCTCTAGTAGCCTCGTGAATTTTCAATATTCCAGCATGATTAGATGATGTGGCAATTAGAGTTTGCTTAGTAGTACACCAAGGTATAGCAGTGCCATATATGTAAACAAGTAACCCATTTATAATAGAGCTTTATGTGGATTAGATAAATATCTAGTATCTGCATATTCAATATAGCTTACTGCTTAATATCTTCAGGCATTAAAATAATGGGCCTAAAAACTTAGCTTTTTTCTAGTCAGTTTAATTTTGCATGAATTGCGTCTTTTTATTTAGGACAATCATTTCTTTATCGAAATTCAATAACGAACTTAGGTTCAATGTCCTCACTTTCTATTGCAATATCAATTGCTATTGAATATGCAAATACGTTGTCCACAACAATTTTACTTTGGTCCTATCTCTTATTTGGAGTAACGTAGGTGATTGAGATCTCATTGCTTTTGTCATCTTCAAGCACTTGAACCTCTTTTGAGGTTACTTGCTCATCTATGTCTTCTATTATAGGCTTTTAAAGAACatcaattttagaattttcacTTGGTTTATTTTgtcatcttttctttcttggattTTTATCCTTGGAACTAGGTGGCCTACCACGCTTTTGGCATGTTATGGACTcatttgttataatattaacatattGTCCTACTGGGATATCAATTCTAATTGGGGCTTTTTCAGCTGATATATGAGATTTAATAACTCTTTTTGGATCACAAAATGCATTTGGCAATTGATTTGCTATACTTTGCAAATGAATGATTACTTGAACTTCTAATTCACATTGTTTTGAATAAGGATCAAGATCACTTAATGATAGTTTAttccaaataatttatttctctaatTGTTTGTTCTCTCTcccaccccccccccccccccccccccaaatttagaaaatgaagTCTAATTAAAATGACAATTATTAAATCTCGTAGTAAAAGCATACCCCGATAATGGCtcaagatatttaattatagatgAAGCTtcatatctaatatatattttcaatctcCTCTGAGGTCCTATATTTGTGTGATGTTGGGAGTCAATTGGGATATAAACAGTACATCCAAAAGTTCTCaaatggaaaataattgaCTCCTAACTAGAAATCAATTTAATGgtgaaaatttatgataattagttGGCCTGATGTAAATAATAGTTATTGCATGTAAAATTGCATGTCATCAATCAATTATTGGGAGGTTTATTTCCATAACAATGGTCTATTAATTAGAGatgtttaataaaagattatgcTAAACCATTTTGAGTATGAACATGAGCTACTGGATTTTTAACAGTTATTCCAATTAATATACAATAATCATTAAAGACCTTAGATGTAAATTCACCAGCATTATCAAGACGAATTGtcttaataatatattctGAAAATTGTgctcttaattgaattatttgagcaAGTAATCTAGCAAATACCAGATTGCAAGTTGATAATAAACATACATTTGACAATCTTTTTGAAGCATCTATTAATaccataaatatttaaatggtcCACATGATGGATGAATCAgttcacaaatatcatcttgTATACAATCCAGAAATATAAGTgattcattttgaattttgctCGGTGAAGGTTTAAT from Ricinus communis isolate WT05 ecotype wild-type chromosome 9, ASM1957865v1, whole genome shotgun sequence harbors:
- the LOC8267781 gene encoding transmembrane protein 45A, whose translation is MGTLVGHVAPGFAFFLLGFWHLINHIKLHAQQPNSYTSLPWFPTSKIRYIELFFIMLGSSISVSMELFIGPERHQPFDPDGTIPSNHLHNFEHSSISMTFFVYAAFAIILDKIGPKTQYGLTQLLGALAFGQQLFLFHLHSADHMGVEGQYHLLLQIVIVVSLATTLLGIPYPRSFLVSFVRSASIMFQGIWLITMGYVLWTPSLVPKGCFMHLEEGHKVVRCSGEESLHRAKSLVNIQFSWFLIGITILVMCFYLVLLKYYGEKVEYTSLTKAEDQLLEEDSSESDRDVESQKKVTTKFGANNSSSFMHIGRSFAPIDMER